One window from the genome of Myripristis murdjan chromosome 6, fMyrMur1.1, whole genome shotgun sequence encodes:
- the LOC115360584 gene encoding high choriolytic enzyme 1-like has translation MAVLKCCLGLVALLVVSAWAEQEALPASERIHRVNRDIVRTADEPYIEDDVAYDSDAERNADPCTSYSCMWPKSADGKVHVPFVISSQFSAREVSIIERGLFSFHSVSCIRFVKRSNQRDYLNIQSLNGCYSYIGRRGNGQNLSLQRSGCVYHDTVQHELLHALGFHHEHKRSDRDQYVRILRGNISPGKEHNFDKISTLNQGTSYDYGSVMHYSRYAFSSNGQPTIEAIPNPNVEFGTATEMSRNDIVRLNRLYQC, from the exons ATGGCTGTGCTGAAGTGCTGTCTGGGTCTTGTGGCCCTGCTGGTGGTCTCTGCTTGGGCTGAGCAGGAG GCTCTGCCTGCCTCTGAGCGGATTCACAGGGTCAACAGAGATATTG TTCGCACTGCTGATGAGCCCTACATAGAGGATGATGTTGCCTATGATTCGGATGCTGAGAGAAATGCGGACCCCTGCACCAGTTATAGCTGCATGTGGCCAAAGTCTGCTGATGGCAAGGTCCATGTGCCCTTCGTCATTTCCAGCCAGTTCT CCGCTCGTGAGGTGTCCATCATCGAGCGTGGTCTGTTCTCCTTCCACAGTGTCTCCTGCATCCGCTTTGTCAAACGCTCCAACCAGAGAGACTATCTGAACATCCAGTCCCTCAATGG GTGCTACTCCTACATTGGTCGCCGTGGCAATGGACAGAATCTGTCTCTGCAGCGTTCAGGCTGTGTTTACCACGACACTGTCCAGCATGAATTACTCCACGCCCTGGGCTTCCATCATGAGCACAAACGTTCTGACCGTGATCAATACGTTCGCATCTTGAGAGGAAACATCTCCCCTG GAAAGGAGCACAACTTTGACAAAATTTCTACTCTGAACCAGGGCACCTCCTATGACTACGGCTCTGTTATGCATTACTCAAG GTATGCCTTCTCCAGCAACGGTCAGCCCACCATCGAGGCCATCCCCAACCCCAACGTTGAGTTTGGTACGGCCACTGAGATGAGCCGCAATGACATCGTCAGGCTCAACAGGCTGTATCAGTGTTAA
- the LOC115360583 gene encoding high choriolytic enzyme 1-like, producing the protein MAALKCILGLLALFVVSAWAEEDLPVSELLWKANKDVVHTEDEPYVLDDIAYDNENERNADPCTSRGCMWGKSSDGRVYVPYVIANHFSSRELSIIERGLQSFSSFSCIRFVRRSNQRDYLNIQSLNGCYSYVGRRGYSQTVSLSRQGCIYHNTVQHELLHALGFNHEQTRSDRDNHIRVLLQNVQSGMEHNFNKINTLNQGTPYDYNSVMQYHRYAFSKNNQPTMVPIPNQNVEIGKATQMSQNDITRLNRLYKC; encoded by the exons ATGGCTGCCTTGAAGTGCATTCTGGGTCTTCTGGCCCTCTTTGTGGTCTCTGCCTGGGCCGAGGAG GATCtgcctgtctctgagctcctgTGGAAGGCCAACAAGGATGTTG TGCATACAGAGGATGAGCCCTATGTGCTGGATGACATTGCTTATGACAATGAAAACGAGAGGAACGCTGATCCCTGCACCTCCCGCGGCTGCATGTGGGGCAAGTCCAGCGACGGCAGGGTCTACGTGCCCTATGTCATTGCCAACCACTTCT CCTCTCGTGAGCTGTCCATCATCGAGCGTGGTCTGCAGtccttctccagcttctcctgCATCCGCTTCGTCAGACGCAGCAACCAGAGAGACTACCTGAACATCCAGTCCCTCAACGG GTGCTACTCCTACGTGGGCCGCCGTGGTTACTCCCAGACGGTGTCTCTGAGCCGCCAGGGCTGCATCTACCACAACACGGTCCAGCACGAGCTGCTGCACGCCCTCGGCTTCAACCACGAGCAGACCCGCTCCGACAGGGACAACCACATCAGAGTCCTGCTGCAGAACGTCCAGTCTG GCATGGAACACAACTTCAACAAGATCAACACTCTGAACCAGGGAACCCCCTACGACTACAACTCTGTCATGCAGTACCACAG GTATGCCTTCTCCAAGAACAACCAGCCCACCATGGTGCCCATCCCCAACCAGAACGTTGAGATCGGCAAAGCCACCCAGATGAGCCAGAACGACATCACCAGGCTCAACAGGCTCTACAAGTGCTGA